The Cognaticolwellia beringensis genome segment GGCCATCGTCAATGGTTCACTGAAGTGAAAATTACTGGCATTAACGGCTAATTAGGAGCGATTTACAATGGCACATAAGAAAGCTGCGGGTAGTACACGTAACGGTCGTGATTCAGAAGCTAAACGCCTAGGTGTTAAACGTTTTGGCGGCGAAGCTGTTTTAGCGGGTAACATCATTGTTCGTCAACGTGGTACTCGTTTCCACGCTGGTAGCAACATGGGTATCGGTAAAGACCACACTCTATTTGCTTTATCTGATGGTAAAGTACAATTTGAAGTTAAAGGTCCTAAAAACCGCAAGTTTGTAAGCATCATTGCTGAGTAGTAATACGCAAACTTATAAAACCCTGCTGTTACGCAGGGTTTTTTTTTGCAGGTAATTTATAGTAATCCGTTACAAATTGTATAAAAAATGACATTGTTCAATCCAAATTGAAATAAATCATTTATAATATGTAGCAGAAAATAAAATTTTGGAGTGTTTTAAAACACCATGAAATTCGTAGATGAAGTAGAAATTCGCGTAGAAGCCGGCGACGGTGGT includes the following:
- the rpmA gene encoding 50S ribosomal protein L27, giving the protein MAHKKAAGSTRNGRDSEAKRLGVKRFGGEAVLAGNIIVRQRGTRFHAGSNMGIGKDHTLFALSDGKVQFEVKGPKNRKFVSIIAE